The Melospiza georgiana isolate bMelGeo1 chromosome 9, bMelGeo1.pri, whole genome shotgun sequence genome has a segment encoding these proteins:
- the WLS gene encoding protein wntless homolog → MAGAIIENMSTRKLCIVGGILLVLQVIAFLVGGLIAPSPTTAVPYMSVKCIDVRKNHHKAKWLMPWGPNHCKKLKDFDEAVSRQIEANDIVFAVHIPLPSKEMSPWFQFMLFIMQLDIAFKMDNDLKENAEITLDVSLAYRDDMFDDWEEIAHAIEIRKLKCTFSSPKTVESEGRHYDCDFLPFMEIGSVAHKYYLINIRLPVNDRKGINVGIGEIKDIRLVGIHQNGGFTKVWFAMKTFLTPSILIIMVWYWRRITLMTRAPVLLEKVIFALGISMTFINIPVEWFSIGFDWTWMLLFGDIRQGIFYAMLLSFWIIFCGEHMMDQNERNRLSGYWKQVGPIAVGSFCLFIFDMCERGVQLKNPFYSIWTTEVGTELAMAFIIVAGICLCLYFLFLCFMVFQVFRNISGKQSSLPAMSKARRLHYEGLIFRFKFMMLITLACAAMTVIFFIVSQVTEGHWKWGDITIQVNSAFFTGIYGMWNLYVFALMFLYAPSHKNYGEDQSNGDLGVNSGEELQLTTTITHVDGPTEVYKLARKEAQE, encoded by the exons cccccagccccacgaCAGCTGTTCCCTACATGTCAGTGAAGTGCATTGACGTGAGGAAGAACCACCACAAAGCCAAGTGGCTGATGCCCTGGGGACCCAACCACTGCAAGAAGCTGAAGGACTTCGACGAGGCCGTGAGCCGGCAGATCGAGGCCAACGACATCGTGTTTGCCGTGCACATCCCGCTGCCCAGCAAGGAGATGAGCCCCTGGTTCCAGTTCATGCTCTTCATCATGCAGCTGGACATCGCCTTCAAGATGGACAACGACCTCA AGGAAAACGCAGAGATCACCCTGGATGTGTCGCTGGCCTATCGTGATGACATGTTCGATGACTGGGAGGAAATAGCACATGCCATAGAGATCAGGAAGCTGAAGTGCACCTTTAGCTCTCCAAAA ACGGTGGAGTCCGAGGGCCGCCACTACGACTGCGACTTCCTGCCCTTCATGGAGATCGGCAGCGTGGCACACAAGTACTACCTCATCAACATCCGCCTGCCCGTCAACGACAGGAAGGGCATCAACGTGGGCATCGGCGAGATCAAGGACATCCGCCTCGTG GGCATCCACCAAAACGGGGGCTTCACCAAGGTGTGGTTTGCCATGAAGACGTTCCTGACGCCCAGCATTCTGATCATCATGGTGTGGTACTGGAGGAGGATCACGCTGATGACACGTGCCCCCGTCCTGCTGGAGAA GGTCATCTTTGCTCTGGGAATTTCCATGACGTTCATTAACATCCCTGTGGAGTGGTTTTCCATCGGATTTGACTGGACTTGGATGCTGCTCTTTGGAGACATTCGACAGGGCATCTTCTATGCCATGCTGCTCTCGTTTTGGATCATCTTCTGTGGGGAGCACATGATG GACCAGAACGAGCGGAACCGGCTCTCGGGCTACTGGAAGCAGGTTGGACCCATCGCTGTGGGCTCCTTCTGCCTCTTCATCTTTGACATGTGTGAGAG gggAGTGCAGCTCAAGAACCCCTTCTACAGCATCTGGACCACCGAGGTGGGCACGGAGCTGGCT ATGGCCTTTATTATAGTCGCAGGGATCTGCCTGTGCCtctattttctcttcctgtgtTTTATGGTCTTCCAAGTGTTCAGAAACATCAGTGGGAAGCAGTCGAGCCTCCCTGCCATGAGCAAGGCTCGCCGCCTTCACTATGAG GGGCTGATTTTTAGGTTCAAGTTCATGATGCTCATCACCCTGGCCTGTGCAGCCATGACCGTCATCTTCTTCATCGTGAGCCAG GTGACAGAAGGCCACTGGAAGTGGGGGGACATCACGATCCAGGTGAACAGTGCCTTCTTCACCGGCATCTACGGGATGTGGAATCTCTACGTGTTCGCCCTCATGTTCCTGTACGCGCCATCCCACAAGAACTATGGCGAAGACCAGTCCAATG GTGACCTGGGGGTGAACAGcggggaggagctgcagctcaccACCACCATCACCCACGTGGACGGGCCCACGGAGGTGTACAAGCTGGCTCGGAAGGAGGCTCAGGAGTGA
- the DIRAS3 gene encoding GTP-binding protein Di-Ras3, with translation MPEQSNDYRVVVFGAAGVGKSSLVLRFVRGTFRETYIPTIEDTYRQVISCDKSICTLQITDTTGSHQFPAMQRLSISKGHAFILVYSVTSRQSMEDLHPIFDEICQIKGDIQKIPIMLVGNKSDDAQRELDASEGQALASKWKCAFMETSAKMNYNVQELFQELLNLEQRRTISLQVDGKKSKQQKKKDKLQGKCSVM, from the coding sequence ATGCCTGAGCAGAGCAATGATTACAGGGTGGTGGTGTTCGGAGCAGCGGGGGTCGGCAAGAGCTCCCTGGTCCTGCGCTTCGTGAGGGGCACTTTCAGGGAAACCTACATCCCCACCATCGAGGACACGTACCGGCAGGTGATCAGCTGTGACAAGAGCATCTGCACCCTGCAGATCACGGACACCACGGGCAGCCATCAGTTCCCTGCCATGCAGCGGCTCTCCATATCCAAAGGGCATGCCTTCATCTTGGTGTACTCCGTCACCAGCAGGCAATCCATGGAAGATCTTCACCCCATCTTCGATGAGATCTGTCAGATCAAAGGCGACATCCAGAAAATCCCGATAATGTTGGTGGGGAACAAAAGTGACGACGCGCAGAGGGAGCTGGATGCCAGCGAGGGGCAGGCGCTGGCCAGCAAGTGGAAGTGTGCCTTCATGGAGACGTCAGCCAAAATGAACTACAACGTTCAGGAGCTCTTCCAGGAGCTCTTGAATCTGGAGCAGAGGAGAACTATCAGTCTCCAGGTGGATGGAAAGAAAtccaaacagcagaaaaagaaagataaactGCAAGGCAAATGCTCTGTAATGTGA